Proteins encoded in a region of the Devosia sp. RR2S18 genome:
- the glyS gene encoding glycine--tRNA ligase subunit beta: MPELLLELFSEEIPARFQRRAAEDLKKAVTNALVDAGLVYEGAKAFATPRRLALTVSGLPVRSPDTREQKKGPKVGAPQAAIDGFLRSAGLTSIDQAKVDSDPKKGDFYVANIDKPGADAIALLSGILPKVLTDFPWAKSMRWGSGSFNWVRPLRAITATFGSENEEPVVVPFDSNELKSGQTTFGHRFLAPEPITVKRFDDYVTALERAKVVLDLDRRKDIIRSDAEHLAFAQGLSIIADEGLLEEVAGLVEWPVVMMGSFDPDFLKLPEEVIIATIRANQKCFCLRDAAGKLAPNFIITSNNVALDGGAVIVAGNERVIRARLSDAVFFYNNDLALPLEHGLPKLEDTIFHAKLGTQFARVERLVKLAGEIAPQVGADPERARRAAMLAKADLVTGMVGEFPELQGLMGRYYATAQGEPDDIANAIEQHYRPLGPTDRVPTDPVAIAVALADKLDLLTGFWAIDEKPTGSRDPFALRRAALGVIRIIAENGLKLPLQVDPDLLAFFHDRLKVSLRDAGARHDLVDAVLSAESNDILQITQRADALSALLSSPDGQNLLAGYRRAANILAAEEKKDGKAYVGPVDQDLLLLPEESALAFAVDAVHAAVVKHTGENDYKGAMSELATLRAPVDAFFEAVLVNDADAAIRANRLNLLARLRDTMRLVADFSRVAG; this comes from the coding sequence ATGCCCGAACTGCTGCTCGAACTTTTTTCCGAGGAAATTCCGGCCCGCTTTCAGCGCCGCGCCGCCGAGGACCTCAAGAAAGCTGTCACCAATGCGCTGGTCGATGCGGGTCTGGTCTATGAAGGCGCCAAGGCCTTCGCCACGCCGCGTCGCCTGGCGCTGACCGTCAGCGGTCTGCCGGTGCGTTCACCGGACACGCGCGAGCAGAAGAAGGGTCCCAAGGTCGGCGCCCCGCAGGCGGCAATCGATGGCTTTCTCCGCTCAGCGGGGCTGACCTCGATCGATCAGGCCAAGGTCGACAGTGATCCCAAGAAGGGCGACTTCTACGTCGCCAACATCGACAAGCCGGGCGCCGATGCCATTGCCCTGCTTTCTGGCATTCTTCCCAAGGTCCTGACCGACTTTCCCTGGGCCAAGTCGATGCGTTGGGGCAGCGGCAGCTTCAACTGGGTTCGGCCGCTCCGCGCCATTACGGCCACGTTCGGCAGCGAGAACGAGGAGCCGGTTGTTGTCCCCTTTGACTCCAACGAACTGAAGTCGGGGCAGACCACATTCGGCCACCGTTTCCTGGCGCCCGAGCCAATCACTGTGAAACGGTTCGATGACTACGTGACGGCGCTTGAGCGCGCCAAGGTGGTGCTCGATCTCGACCGCCGCAAGGACATTATCCGTTCCGATGCCGAGCATCTCGCCTTTGCCCAGGGCCTCTCGATCATCGCGGACGAGGGACTATTGGAAGAAGTGGCAGGGCTCGTTGAATGGCCCGTGGTGATGATGGGATCTTTCGATCCCGATTTCCTCAAGCTCCCCGAGGAAGTCATCATCGCCACTATCCGCGCCAACCAGAAGTGTTTCTGCCTGCGTGATGCCGCCGGCAAGCTGGCGCCTAACTTCATCATCACCTCCAACAATGTGGCGCTGGATGGTGGTGCAGTGATCGTCGCGGGCAATGAGCGCGTTATTCGCGCCCGGCTCAGCGACGCAGTGTTCTTCTACAACAATGATCTGGCCCTGCCGCTCGAGCATGGCCTGCCCAAGCTCGAGGACACAATCTTCCATGCCAAGCTTGGCACCCAGTTCGCCCGGGTTGAGCGGCTCGTGAAGCTTGCGGGCGAAATCGCCCCGCAAGTTGGCGCCGATCCCGAGCGTGCCCGCCGCGCTGCGATGCTTGCCAAGGCAGATCTCGTGACTGGCATGGTGGGCGAGTTCCCTGAGCTACAGGGGCTGATGGGGCGCTATTATGCCACCGCACAAGGTGAGCCGGACGACATCGCCAATGCCATCGAGCAGCACTACCGTCCGCTCGGTCCGACCGACCGGGTGCCGACCGATCCGGTAGCCATTGCCGTGGCATTGGCCGACAAACTCGATCTCCTCACCGGCTTCTGGGCCATAGACGAGAAGCCGACCGGCTCGCGCGATCCATTCGCCTTGCGCCGGGCGGCACTGGGCGTCATCCGCATCATCGCGGAAAACGGGCTGAAGCTGCCGCTGCAGGTCGACCCAGATCTGCTCGCCTTCTTCCACGACCGGCTGAAGGTCTCGCTGCGCGATGCCGGTGCCCGCCACGATCTTGTGGACGCGGTGCTCTCGGCCGAGAGCAACGACATTCTCCAGATTACCCAGCGCGCGGATGCGCTCTCCGCACTTTTGTCCTCGCCCGACGGGCAGAACCTGCTCGCGGGCTATCGTCGCGCCGCCAACATTCTGGCGGCCGAGGAGAAGAAGGACGGCAAGGCCTATGTTGGCCCTGTGGATCAGGATTTGTTGCTGCTCCCCGAAGAAAGCGCATTGGCCTTCGCGGTCGACGCCGTGCATGCTGCGGTGGTTAAGCACACGGGCGAGAACGATTACAAGGGCGCCATGAGCGAACTCGCCACGCTGCGAGCGCCGGTCGACGCGTTCTTTGAAGCCGTGCTGGTCAATGATGCCGATGCGGCGATCCGGGCCAACCGGCTGAACCTGTTGGCGCGGCTGCGCGATACCATGCGTCTTGTGGCAGATTTCTCCAGGGTCGCCGGTTAA
- a CDS encoding DUF808 domain-containing protein — MSVGLLALLDDVAGLIKVAAASIDDVAGQAAKAGVKAAGAVIDDAAVTPKYVHGFSAERELPIVGRIALGSIKNKMIFLLPAALILSTFLPWLITPLLMIGGAYLCYEGAEKVYELLFPHKAHAHEAALEPVAVDPTTLEDAKVAGAIKTDFILSAEIMTIALAAIEADSIWMRALILAVVAVGITVAVYGGVALIVKADDFGVWMAKNGRTGAGRGFGLGIVKAMPAFMQVLSVVGTAAMIWVGGGILAHGFYELGIAGPEHFIEHAAEWAAHAAPSVGGFASWAMTALIDGIGGLFIGALLIPVAAYAIAPAWRAIKSLWGKPTKTLS, encoded by the coding sequence ATGAGTGTCGGTCTACTCGCTCTGCTCGACGATGTGGCAGGTCTCATCAAAGTTGCAGCTGCCTCTATCGACGACGTTGCCGGGCAGGCGGCCAAGGCGGGCGTGAAAGCTGCCGGGGCTGTTATCGATGATGCGGCGGTAACGCCCAAATATGTGCACGGCTTTTCCGCTGAGCGCGAGCTCCCCATAGTTGGCCGCATTGCACTTGGATCGATCAAGAACAAAATGATCTTTCTGTTGCCAGCCGCGCTGATCCTGAGCACCTTCCTGCCGTGGCTGATCACCCCGCTCTTGATGATTGGTGGCGCCTATCTTTGCTACGAAGGCGCCGAAAAGGTCTACGAGCTGCTGTTTCCGCACAAGGCGCATGCCCACGAGGCCGCCCTCGAGCCAGTGGCGGTGGATCCCACTACGCTGGAAGATGCCAAGGTGGCCGGTGCCATCAAGACAGATTTCATTCTGTCTGCGGAGATCATGACCATCGCGCTGGCGGCCATTGAAGCTGACAGCATCTGGATGCGGGCGCTGATCCTCGCCGTGGTGGCGGTGGGTATTACAGTCGCCGTCTATGGCGGCGTCGCGCTGATCGTCAAAGCCGACGATTTCGGCGTATGGATGGCCAAGAACGGGAGGACCGGTGCCGGACGTGGCTTCGGACTTGGCATCGTCAAAGCCATGCCGGCCTTCATGCAGGTACTCAGCGTGGTCGGCACGGCCGCAATGATCTGGGTGGGAGGCGGTATCCTGGCTCACGGTTTTTATGAACTGGGCATTGCCGGCCCCGAACACTTCATCGAGCACGCGGCAGAGTGGGCGGCCCACGCTGCGCCCTCCGTTGGTGGCTTTGCAAGTTGGGCAATGACCGCCCTAATCGACGGAATCGGGGGATTGTTTATCGGCGCCCTGCTGATCCCCGTCGCGGCTTACGCAATCGCGCCAGCATGGCGCGCCATCAAGTCCCTGTGGGGCAAGCCGACCAAGACCTTGTCCTAA
- the rnhA gene encoding ribonuclease HI, which yields MSEPVVIHTDGACSGNPGPGGWGAILQFGEHRKELSGGEALTTNNKMELTAAIEALNALKRPCRVEIHTDSQYVKNGVQSWMHGWKRNGWKTADKKPVKNLELWQALDEATKRHEISWHWVKGHNGHDLNERADQLANEGMAPFKPKREKLAPPV from the coding sequence TTGAGCGAACCCGTTGTCATCCACACCGATGGCGCCTGTTCGGGCAATCCCGGTCCGGGCGGTTGGGGCGCCATCCTCCAGTTCGGCGAGCACCGCAAGGAGTTGAGCGGCGGCGAGGCGCTGACCACCAACAACAAGATGGAACTGACAGCTGCCATCGAAGCGCTCAACGCGTTGAAGCGCCCATGCAGGGTCGAGATCCACACCGACAGCCAGTATGTGAAGAACGGCGTGCAGAGCTGGATGCATGGTTGGAAACGAAACGGCTGGAAGACAGCCGACAAGAAGCCAGTCAAAAATCTCGAGTTGTGGCAGGCGCTCGACGAAGCCACCAAGCGCCACGAAATTTCCTGGCATTGGGTGAAGGGCCACAACGGGCATGATCTCAATGAGCGTGCTGACCAGCTCGCCAATGAGGGGATGGCGCCGTTCAAGCCGAAGCGCGAGAAGCTGGCGCCGCCGGTTTAG
- a CDS encoding LemA family protein — MIGWIILGVVVVAALYAIAIYNGLVKKRQMVEEGWSGIDVQLKRRTDLIPNLLETVIGYMSHERETLEAVTNARANATAAANGTPEQRAAAEGQLSSALGRLIATAESYPDLKANTTFLEFQEALQTVEDEIQMSRRYYNGAVRNLNVQVESFPSNLVANGFGFHKAQYFELENEAERAVPTVKFS, encoded by the coding sequence ATGATCGGCTGGATCATTCTGGGCGTCGTGGTCGTCGCTGCGCTCTACGCCATTGCCATCTACAATGGCTTGGTCAAGAAGCGGCAGATGGTCGAGGAGGGGTGGTCCGGCATCGACGTGCAGCTCAAGCGCCGCACCGATCTCATTCCCAACCTGCTCGAGACGGTCATAGGCTATATGAGCCATGAGCGCGAGACCCTCGAGGCCGTCACCAATGCGCGCGCCAATGCCACGGCCGCGGCCAATGGCACGCCCGAGCAGCGGGCCGCCGCCGAGGGCCAGCTCTCCTCCGCCCTGGGACGCCTTATCGCGACGGCCGAATCCTATCCTGACCTCAAGGCCAACACGACCTTCCTCGAATTCCAGGAAGCGCTGCAAACCGTCGAGGACGAGATCCAGATGTCGCGCCGCTACTACAATGGTGCCGTGCGCAATCTCAACGTGCAGGTGGAGAGCTTCCCGTCCAACCTCGTGGCCAATGGCTTTGGCTTCCACAAAGCGCAGTATTTCGAGCTTGAGAACGAAGCCGAACGGGCGGTGCCCACCGTCAAGTTCTCGTAA
- a CDS encoding DNA recombination protein RmuC yields the protein MVANQERFERSVNDAMVRARGENTESARHLREEVNASIRSLSETMNLSLNSFGERSHQQSRQLFDIQKEQHASFEQRVQALTEAHRTASETLRTTMDGQLKTLREENGAKLEAMRMTVDEKLQGTLEQRLGESFKLVSERLDAVHKGLGEMQNLATGVGDLKRVLTNVKARGSWGEVQLGTLLEQILTPSQYVTNAVMAETGAERVEFAIVLPGDDQPVYLPIDAKFPIEDYERLQHASDAGDVEAVEAASRALELRLKGSAKDIATKYVHPPRTTDFAIMFLPTEGLYAEAIRRPGLADELQRTHRIIIAGPTTLTAILSSLQMGFRTLAIQQRSSEVWQVLGAVKAEFGKFGDVLGSVKKKLQEASNHIEKAEVRSRAIDRRLRDVEALPGAETPTLVDALEEDLGLGGDDAANESTVIPSTFLHRAGRGS from the coding sequence ATGGTCGCCAATCAGGAGCGGTTCGAGCGGTCGGTAAACGACGCCATGGTGCGAGCGCGTGGGGAAAATACCGAATCCGCACGGCATCTGCGCGAAGAGGTCAACGCCTCCATCCGCTCGCTCTCCGAGACTATGAACCTCTCGCTCAATAGTTTCGGCGAACGCTCCCACCAGCAATCTCGGCAGCTCTTCGACATTCAAAAGGAACAGCATGCCAGCTTCGAGCAGCGCGTGCAGGCTTTGACCGAGGCGCATCGCACCGCCAGCGAGACGCTGCGGACCACCATGGATGGCCAGCTTAAGACCCTAAGGGAAGAAAACGGCGCCAAGCTCGAGGCCATGCGCATGACCGTTGACGAGAAGCTGCAGGGTACGCTCGAACAGCGCCTGGGCGAGAGCTTCAAGCTGGTGAGTGAGCGTTTAGATGCCGTTCATAAAGGCCTCGGCGAGATGCAAAATCTCGCCACCGGCGTGGGCGATTTGAAGCGGGTTTTGACCAATGTGAAGGCCCGCGGCTCCTGGGGTGAAGTCCAACTCGGGACCTTGCTCGAGCAAATTCTCACGCCATCGCAATATGTTACCAATGCCGTCATGGCTGAGACCGGCGCCGAGCGTGTCGAGTTCGCCATCGTGCTCCCCGGGGACGACCAGCCCGTCTACCTGCCCATCGACGCCAAATTTCCCATCGAAGACTACGAACGCCTCCAGCACGCCTCCGACGCCGGCGACGTCGAAGCTGTTGAGGCGGCGTCGCGCGCTCTCGAACTGCGGCTCAAGGGGTCAGCCAAAGACATTGCCACGAAGTATGTCCATCCGCCGCGCACGACTGACTTCGCCATCATGTTCCTGCCCACCGAGGGGCTCTACGCCGAGGCGATCAGGCGGCCGGGCCTAGCTGACGAGCTGCAACGCACCCACCGGATCATTATTGCGGGCCCGACGACGCTGACCGCCATTCTTTCAAGCCTGCAGATGGGGTTTCGGACGCTCGCCATCCAGCAGCGCTCCAGCGAAGTCTGGCAGGTACTGGGTGCCGTCAAGGCGGAGTTCGGCAAGTTTGGGGATGTGCTCGGCAGCGTCAAGAAGAAGCTGCAAGAAGCATCGAACCACATTGAAAAGGCGGAGGTGCGCAGCCGCGCGATTGATCGCAGGCTGCGCGACGTGGAGGCGCTGCCCGGCGCCGAAACGCCCACCCTGGTTGATGCTTTGGAAGAGGACTTGGGCTTAGGCGGGGATGATGCCGCGAATGAAAGCACCGTCATCCCGTCGACCTTCCTCCATCGGGCTGGCCGAGGCAGCTAA
- a CDS encoding DUF2207 domain-containing protein: MRLLRLLAALVAVLLLALPTLAREEIRAFGSDVALRTDGSVEVIETIDVNAEGVDIRRGIYRDIPTVMAAPDGGKIRAGLDVLSVTREGEPETYRVERMGNFQRIWIGDPDRLLSRGEHRYVVTYTMSRMGRFFDNHDELYWNATGNYWIFPIVRSVARVTLPQGAVIEDLVAYTGEVGSTEQAVTITRTADNQATFRTERALAAGEGMSFAVAFQKDLLVPPSGFAAFLIWLSDARDIFLPILGVALVLAYNLSAWHAVGRDPAKGTIIPLFYPPQGFSPALTHYVHKWGFEKSGWTAFTAALFSLGTKGLVTIDNPGEALSVAATGKQPDDPLPVGERILFDYVTAQGRVDVNKATGTELNRKRGEFVAAIEGENRKTWFRKNTGFAVLGFLLAILILFAMVAFDVLDPVWLIVAVVIGILLALFGTALGSFWRGNAFQKVFTAIWVSVLGFNFLGGGLELFTSVQINTAAIAATSIVLITVGFAVLMRAPTIQGRKVMDEIEGFKLYLETAEKERLNIIDEPPLTVERFEAILPYAIALGVEKPWSEHFEAELSRNANDDQQAPSYRPRWYSGSGSFSSARLPAAISAAAAGMSAAMIAAQPVQASSSGFSSGGGGGGGGFSGGGGGGGGGGGW; this comes from the coding sequence ATGCGCCTCTTGCGCCTGCTCGCGGCCCTCGTTGCCGTTCTTCTACTCGCCCTGCCAACACTGGCGCGTGAGGAAATCCGCGCCTTTGGCAGCGACGTGGCCCTGCGCACCGATGGGTCGGTCGAGGTGATCGAAACCATCGACGTCAATGCCGAAGGCGTCGATATCCGCCGAGGCATTTATCGCGATATCCCTACTGTCATGGCTGCGCCCGACGGCGGCAAGATCCGCGCGGGCCTGGATGTCCTTTCGGTAACGCGCGAGGGTGAGCCGGAGACCTACCGCGTCGAGCGCATGGGCAATTTCCAGCGCATCTGGATTGGCGACCCTGACCGGCTCCTCAGCCGAGGCGAGCACCGCTACGTGGTCACCTACACCATGAGCCGCATGGGCCGCTTCTTCGACAACCATGACGAACTCTATTGGAATGCCACCGGCAATTACTGGATCTTCCCAATTGTCCGCTCGGTCGCGCGGGTCACTCTGCCCCAAGGCGCCGTCATCGAAGATCTAGTAGCCTATACCGGCGAGGTCGGATCGACAGAGCAGGCCGTAACCATCACCCGCACTGCCGACAACCAGGCGACCTTCCGTACGGAACGGGCGCTCGCCGCAGGGGAGGGGATGAGCTTTGCCGTTGCCTTCCAGAAGGACTTACTCGTCCCGCCGAGCGGCTTTGCAGCCTTCCTGATCTGGCTGTCCGACGCTCGTGACATCTTCCTGCCGATCCTCGGCGTGGCGCTGGTGCTCGCCTACAATCTCTCTGCCTGGCATGCCGTAGGCCGCGATCCGGCCAAAGGCACCATCATTCCACTATTCTATCCCCCACAAGGGTTCTCCCCGGCTCTGACGCACTATGTGCACAAATGGGGGTTCGAGAAGTCTGGCTGGACAGCCTTCACCGCGGCCCTGTTTTCGCTCGGCACCAAGGGGCTGGTGACGATCGACAATCCGGGTGAGGCGCTGTCGGTCGCCGCAACCGGCAAGCAGCCAGATGACCCGCTGCCGGTAGGGGAGCGCATATTGTTCGATTATGTCACTGCGCAGGGCCGTGTGGATGTGAACAAGGCGACCGGTACTGAGCTCAACAGGAAGCGCGGTGAGTTCGTCGCCGCCATCGAGGGGGAAAACCGCAAGACCTGGTTCCGCAAGAACACCGGCTTTGCCGTCTTGGGCTTCCTGCTTGCCATCCTCATCCTCTTCGCCATGGTGGCTTTCGACGTGCTAGACCCCGTCTGGCTAATCGTCGCCGTGGTTATCGGCATCTTGCTGGCGCTGTTTGGCACTGCATTGGGCAGTTTCTGGCGCGGAAATGCCTTCCAGAAGGTGTTTACGGCGATCTGGGTCTCGGTGCTGGGTTTCAACTTCCTGGGTGGTGGCCTCGAGCTCTTCACCAGCGTCCAGATCAACACGGCCGCTATCGCCGCGACCTCCATTGTTCTCATCACTGTGGGCTTTGCGGTGTTGATGCGTGCGCCAACCATTCAGGGCCGCAAGGTCATGGACGAGATTGAGGGGTTCAAGCTTTATCTCGAAACGGCTGAGAAGGAGCGCCTCAACATCATCGACGAGCCGCCGCTGACGGTCGAGCGTTTCGAAGCCATCCTGCCCTACGCCATTGCTCTGGGGGTCGAAAAGCCCTGGAGCGAGCACTTCGAAGCCGAATTATCGCGCAATGCCAACGACGACCAGCAGGCGCCCAGCTATCGGCCGCGCTGGTATTCGGGCTCCGGCTCCTTCTCGTCGGCCCGCTTGCCTGCCGCCATATCGGCCGCTGCCGCAGGCATGTCTGCGGCCATGATTGCCGCCCAGCCCGTGCAGGCCAGTTCGTCCGGCTTCAGCAGCGGCGGAGGCGGTGGAGGTGGCGGCTTCTCCGGCGGGGGCGGTGGTGGCGGTGGCGGGGGCGGCTGGTAG
- a CDS encoding GNAT family N-acetyltransferase, translating to MSELTLLETDRLTLSGWRMDQVDDLVRLHGDERVSRYLDGNGAPWSMEKAAERVALWIDNFAKYRMGKLRVTRKSDGAMIGRAGFGLHGPGGEPEIGYAMFPAHHGNGYATEAASALRDWIFRETDWMYFLGFADIRNAPSLRVLEKIGMVRTHVAELHRQPCQFHILHKGMML from the coding sequence ATGAGCGAGTTGACGCTGCTCGAGACGGATCGGCTGACGCTATCGGGTTGGCGCATGGACCAGGTAGATGATCTGGTGCGACTGCATGGTGATGAGCGCGTCTCGCGCTACCTAGATGGCAACGGCGCGCCGTGGAGCATGGAGAAGGCGGCAGAGCGCGTGGCGCTTTGGATCGACAATTTTGCCAAGTACCGAATGGGAAAATTGCGGGTGACGCGCAAAAGCGACGGCGCAATGATCGGGCGCGCGGGCTTCGGTCTTCACGGTCCGGGAGGCGAGCCCGAGATCGGCTATGCTATGTTTCCAGCGCACCACGGCAATGGCTATGCCACGGAGGCGGCGAGCGCCCTTCGCGACTGGATTTTCCGAGAGACGGACTGGATGTACTTCCTCGGCTTCGCTGATATACGCAATGCTCCTTCTCTCCGAGTGCTGGAGAAGATCGGCATGGTGCGTACGCATGTGGCGGAACTCCATCGCCAGCCATGCCAGTTTCACATCTTGCACAAGGGCATGATGCTTTGA